Proteins co-encoded in one Pocillopora verrucosa isolate sample1 chromosome 1, ASM3666991v2, whole genome shotgun sequence genomic window:
- the LOC131785942 gene encoding neuromedin-U receptor 1-like, with product MTLEMEHTISSPKYSVQTTDDPLTMISPIFFLVLAVVDLTLSVVTTTANGALLWTISRDTRRLLQTPPSLLIANLCVSDLTVGLIAVTLVGVKDVYRYQGLDVPEFLDPIIRLVLGLSLFVSSGSIIALSCDRYIAVMHPFKYRTNMTKERIRICIASIWGIAATVCFLPLTNVPEEIFKIVYAHTHASFPAILLTIMYCKVFLALGKRKRELKEAGITATMKSKQALDRERNMVVTILIVLALFYVTVVPEFVALHLMYFCQSCKRSILFRKLEIVFSRFLFLNSALNPFVYAWRLPKYRHVFLRDRSSKFPPTKV from the coding sequence ATGACTTTAGAAATGGAGCATACAATTTCTTCACCGAAGTATTCTGTACAAACAACAGATGATCCATTGACGATGATTAGCCCAATATTCTTTCTCGTTCTAGCGGTGGTGGATTTAACTCTGTCTGTGGTTACTACAACAGCGAACGGAGCGCTATTGTGGACAATTAGTCGTGACACTCGTCGCCTACTTCAAACGCCTCCGTCTTTGCTGATCGCAAACTTGTGTGTTTCTGATCTAACGGTTGGATTGATTGCTGTTACTCTTGTAGGCGTGAAAGATGTTTATCGATATCAAGGTTTGGACGTTCCCGAGTTTCTGGATCCTATAATCCGTTTGGTGCTTGGATTATCACTGTTTGTCAGTAGTGGGTCTATCATAGCTCTGTCCTGCGATCGCTACATTGCTGTAATGCATCCGTTTAAATACCGAACCAACATGACTAAGGAAAGAATTAGGATTTGTATCGCTAGTATCTGGGGAATTGCCGCGACTGTGTGCTTTCTACCGTTAACAAATGTTCCTGAAGAAATATTCAAGATCGTGTATGCGCATACTCACGCATCGTTCCCCGCCATATTGTTAACAATCATGTACTGTAAAGTCTTCCTCGCTTTGGGAAAAAGGAAACGCGAACTTAAAGAAGCTGGAATCACCGCCACGATGAAAAGCAAACAAGCGTTAGACCGCGAAAGGAACATGGTCGTGACAATTCTGATTGTGTTGGCGTTATTCTACGTGACAGTCGTACCTGAATTCGTTGCGTTACATCTAATGTACTTTTGCCAGTCGTGCAAACGATCAATACTTTTTAGAAAGTTGGAGATTGTGTTTTCGCGATTTCTTTTCCTTAATTCTGCCTTAAATCCCTTTGTGTATGCATGGAGATTGCCCAAGTATCGCCACGTATTCCTAAGGGATCGCTCTAGCAAATTTCCACCCACAAAGGTTTAA
- the LOC131785941 gene encoding N-acylethanolamine-hydrolyzing acid amidase-like — translation MVFNMAVRTLCIGCLFVVFFSFKPTQCEPFQAPSYTIDLDLAPEERWLNITQKYLKYTPKILANLRKKIPPFAIPLAEKLAVVIDKHFPEEYNKEMMGISKGLNLSFSDTILLNILYDVTAFCTSIVAQDKNGSVFHGRNLDYSFTDTLRDITFISNFQSKGKVVYTGVTFAGQVGLLTAQRPNSLTISLDERDRGHIWDNVFEAIFNKNAIPVTFLIRDVVSTEGMDFSQAVKKVSQVSLIAASYLILGGVKVGEGAVVTRGREKTADIWRLSQDAAKEPWYLVETNYDHWTTPPPSDDRRDPAEKALKKLTQAKLTPDALFSVMSIHPVLNNKTVYTTIMQAKNADLFNTWIQTP, via the exons ATGGTGTTCAACATGGCGGTACGGACGCTGTGTATTGGCTGCCTTTTTGTGGTATTCTTCAGCTTCAAACCCACTCAATGTGAGCCATTTCAAGCGCCAAGTTATACCATTGACCTCGATCTTGCTCCAGAAGAAAGATGGCTCAATATTACCCAGAAATACCTGAAATACACTCCGAAGATTTTAGCAAATCTGCGAAAGAAGATTCCACCGTTTGCAATACCGCTTGCAGAAAAGCTTGCTGTTGTAATTGATAAACATTTCCCCGAGGAGTATAATAAAGAGATGATGGGTATATCAAAGGGACTTAATCTAAGCTTTTCAGACACAATACTTCTCAACATTTTATACGACGTAACAGCTTTTTGCACGAGTATCGTTGCACAAGACAAGAATGGAAGTGTTTTTCACGGAAGAAACCTGGATTACTCTTTTACAGATACGCTGCGGGATATAACTTTCATATCCAACTTTCAAAGCAAAG GTAAGGTGGTGTACACTGGTGTAACATTTGCTGGCCAGGTTGGTCTTTTGACAGCACAGCGACCGAACAGTCTCACAATCAGTCTGGATGAGAGGGACCGTGGCCACATATGGGATAATGTCTTTGAAGCTATCTTTAATAAAAATGCAATTCCTGTTACATTTCTGATTCGAGATGTGGTCAGCACAGAAGGAATGGACTTTTCTCAAGCTGTGAAGAAAGTATCTCAAGTGTCCTTGATAGCAGCTAGCTATCTTATTTTAGGAGGAGTTAAAGTTGGGGAAGGTGCTGTGGTAACACGAGGCAGAGAAAAAACAGCTGACATCTGGAGGCTGAGTCAAGATGCAGCAAAGGAACC GTGGTACCTTGTAGAGACCAATTATGACCATTGGACCACACCCCCTCCATCAGATGATCGCCGCGATCCGGCTGAGAAGGCATTGAAAAAGTTGACACAGGCAAAGCTCACCCCTGATGCACTGTTCAGTGTCATGTCCATCCATCCTGTACTGAATAATAAGACTGTCTACACAACTATCATGCAGGCAAAAAATGCTGATCTATTCAATACTTGGATTCAGACGCCATAA
- the LOC131785945 gene encoding charged multivesicular body protein 4c, translating into MSVLQRMFGGKNKENIPTTEDAIQKLRQTEEMLEKKQEFLEKKIDMENATAKKHAKTNKRIALQALKRRKRFEKQLYQIDGTLSTIEFQREALENANTNTEVLKNMNYAAKTLKSIHQVLDVEDVHDIMDDIQEQTEISKEISEAICGVGLNQDFDDEELEAELEAIEQESLNKELLGMERPNAGLPNVPSTDPLMKNKTMRDDDDLKDLEAWAM; encoded by the coding sequence ATGAGTGTATTGCAGCGAATGTTTGGAGgtaagaataaggaaaatatTCCAACAACTGAAGACGCAATCCAAAAACTGAGACAGACCGAggaaatgttagaaaaaaaacaagaattcttggagaaaaaaatcGATATGGAGAACGCAACAGCGAAAAAGCACGCCAAAACGAACAAGAGAATTGCGCTGCAAGCCTTGAAAAGGCGAAAACGCTTTGAAAAACAGCTTTATCAGATTGATGGAACTTTATCGACCATAGAATTTCAGCGTGAAGCCTTGGAAAACGCTAACACAAACACCGAAGTTTTGAAGAATATGAATTAtgctgctaaaacactgaagaGCATTCATCAAGTTCTCGATGTGGAGGATGTTCACGACATTATGGATGATATTCAAGAACAGACAGAAATTTCTAAAGAGATTTCGGAGGCAATCTGTGGTGTAGGTCTGAATCAAGACTTCGATGATGAAGAACTCGAAGCCGAATTGGAAGCCATCGAACAAGAAAGTCTCAACAAAGAACTTCTTGGAATGGAACGTCCTAACGCAGGATTACCGAACGTTCCATCGACAGATCcgttaatgaaaaacaaaactatgcGTGATGATGATGACCTGAAAGATCTCGAGGCCTGGGCTATGTAA
- the LOC131785935 gene encoding ATPase PAAT translates to MDLEDLSSFWARFQIAFSWDYPEGWDIQAVQSAVFHVVGDSETRAQDQLVVGCVQTAGAGVILTQPKPHSDVVPCEMSFTAHPMAQEFYIKNIVIVSEARNVELYVDENYERTAKGIMLTIRKGRKVSLFETEFDLTEFIHGTCRCLVKFLSYAEEQSMRLQTIVVRVARVSTLPPSPGLPLQGLIPGQVDISNVRSYLGSLGKQLSPEAQQLLESMESKQMSQSRSVAEHVRSVSHGSGSLPEHLGAMNLSGSETSILSQAMTRAKQLEEEEKAERMSRNMPGSPEGDEDFINMLAGLMVEKSPESAENSATLSVENGTPDTPESPTLAKHRWETYLQSRVRASRNMVRKARPVSLGSALPVATQTTINPRAQSFCLEDKRAVERVMAEQAPAPLEKASSNSSDPGSKSRCAECGCPGCLSVYNSITTNIYAAEKRIMGRVEAKLQAMLEHMDSRFDTLFRSLLLRQEHLYAHSAHGSNNSFPGTRKFSQRNGHKSGDTSV, encoded by the exons ATGGATCTAGAGGATTTATCGAGCTTTTGGGCGAGATTTCAGATCGCCTTTTCGTGGGATTATCCAGAAGGCTGGGATATACAAGCTGTGCAGTCAGCCGTGTTTCATGTTGTAGGCGACAGCGAAACGAG GGCTCAGGATCAGCTTGTTGTGGGGTGTGTCCAGACAGCTGGAGCAGGTGTGATCCTAACCCAACCAAAACCACACAGTGATGTAGTCCCATGTGAGATGAGCTTCACAGCACACCCTATGGCTCAGGAATTCTACATTAAAAACATTGTCATTGTCTCTGAAGCAAGGAACGTTGAGCTGTATGTTGATGAAAACTATGAGAGAACAGCAAAGGGTATCATGCTTACAATTCGCAAAGGAAG AAAAGTATCCTTATTTGAAACTGAGTTTGACTTGACTGAGTTCATTCATGGAACTTGCAGATGCTTAGTTAAG TTCCTATCATATGCAGAAGAGCAATCAATGAGACTTCAGACCATTGTTGTGCGAGTTGCCAGAGTCTCTACGCTCCCTCCCAGCCCAGGACTGCCTTTGCAG ggttTGATACCAGGCCAAGTGGATATATCTAATGTGAGGAGCTATTTGGGTAGTCTGGGTAAACAACTGTCACCAGAGGCTCAGCAACTCTTGGAGTCCATGGAAAGCAAGCAAATG AGTCAAAGTAGAAGTGTCGCTGAGCATGTCAGATCTGTTAGCCATGGCAGTGGGTCTTTGCCTGAACACCTTGGTGCCATGAATTTATCAGGGAGTGAAACTAGCATCTTATCACAGGCCATGACAAGAGCGAAACAACTGGAAGAGGAGGAGAAAGCAGAAAGAATGT CGCGGAATATGCCAGGAAGTCCAGAAGGCGATGAAGATTTTATTAATATGCTAGCAGGCCTGATGGTTGAGAAGTCACCCGAATCAGCGGAGAACTCTGCTACTCTGTCGGTGGAAAATGGCACACCTGATACCCCGGAATCACCCACGCTCGCTAAGCACCGGTGGGAAACCTACTTACAGTCACGTGTACGTGCAAGCCGCAACATGGTGCGCAAAGCCAGACCAGTGTCCCTCGGCAGTGCGCTTCCTGTAGCGACACAGACTACAATCAATCCACGGGCGCAGTCATTCTGCTTGGAAGACAAGCGAGCTGTAGAACGAGTTATGGCTGAACAAGCGCCTGCTCCGTTAGAAAAGGCTTCGTCTAACAGCTCGGATCCCGGGAGTAAGTCCAG GTGCGCCGAATGCGGATGCCCCGGATGTCTATCAGTTTATAACTCTATCACCACGAACATCTATGCCGCAGAGAAGAGAATTATGGGGCGAGTTGAAGCTAAGCTCCAGGCCATGCTCGAGCACATGGACTCGAGGTTCGACACGTTATTCAGAAGTTTGCTTCTCAGACAAGAGCATTTATATGCACACAGCGCTCATGGCTCAAACAACAGCTTTCCTGGTACCAGGAAGTTCTCACAACGTAACGGTCACAAATCTGGTGATACTTCTGTTTGA